A single genomic interval of Microbacterium oleivorans harbors:
- a CDS encoding DedA family protein — translation MHQIALIPWLDPATIISAAGPWALLVVCFIIFAETGLLVGFLLPGDTLLIMAGLLSNPVTHAPHGVFGVNVWIVALLIGLSAFLGGEVGYVIGRKGGPAVFERKESGLFSRRNVERTNAFFERYGGVTVILARFVPIVRTFAPVAAGVGKMPWHRYSLYNLIGAVLWGFGLTIFGYLVSLIPGVGEFVAEYIDVILLAAVVGTVFFIVWHYFAEKRKAKKEMAAGPDEFTDADEAQDLVLGSEVFQQRGHVHGEGTPRPHGHDEPRIEGGEPPRG, via the coding sequence GTGCACCAGATCGCCCTCATCCCCTGGCTCGACCCCGCCACGATCATCAGCGCGGCCGGCCCGTGGGCTCTGCTCGTGGTCTGCTTCATCATCTTCGCCGAGACCGGCCTGCTCGTGGGATTCCTGCTGCCCGGTGACACGCTGCTGATCATGGCCGGGCTGCTGTCGAACCCCGTCACGCACGCCCCACACGGCGTCTTCGGCGTCAACGTGTGGATCGTGGCGCTGCTGATCGGACTCTCCGCCTTCCTCGGCGGCGAAGTCGGGTACGTCATCGGGCGCAAGGGCGGCCCAGCGGTGTTCGAGCGCAAGGAATCCGGGCTGTTCAGCCGGCGCAACGTCGAGCGCACCAATGCGTTCTTCGAGCGCTACGGCGGCGTCACCGTGATCCTCGCCCGCTTCGTTCCGATCGTGCGCACATTCGCACCGGTCGCCGCGGGTGTGGGCAAGATGCCCTGGCACCGCTACTCGCTCTACAACCTCATCGGCGCGGTGCTCTGGGGCTTCGGCCTCACGATCTTCGGGTACCTCGTCAGCCTCATCCCCGGCGTCGGCGAGTTCGTCGCCGAGTACATCGACGTCATCCTGCTCGCCGCCGTCGTCGGCACCGTGTTCTTCATCGTGTGGCACTACTTCGCCGAGAAGCGCAAGGCCAAGAAGGAGATGGCCGCCGGGCCCGACGAGTTCACCGATGCCGACGAGGCACAGGACCTCGTCCTCGGCTCCGAGGTGTTCCAGCAGCGCGGCCACGTGCACGGTGAGGGGACCCCCCGCCCGCACGGCCACGACGAGCCGCGCATCGAGGGCGGCGAGCCACCCCGAGGCTGA
- a CDS encoding formate/nitrite transporter family protein, protein MLSIPEALAVQADNGRHKARGMHTPARFTVSGMLAGAYIGVGVVLMVTAAGPLLATGSGWAKLVSGLVFGVALTIVVVAGGELVTSTMMTLPQAALMRAVPPGRAATAMLWTFAANLVGSMAFAALVVASGVLHSNAAAGGMIAGMLSAKAHETPAELFVRGILCNMLVCVAVWMTVRLRSETARVLVVFAAILAFITSGFEHVVANMTTFTIGLLTGDASATLPMFALNLLCVGLGNLVGGGVVIGAGYWIVGGSPRLRDVPKSASHAQVGERSAG, encoded by the coding sequence GTGCTCTCGATCCCCGAAGCCCTCGCGGTGCAGGCCGACAACGGCCGACACAAGGCGCGTGGCATGCACACCCCCGCACGCTTCACCGTCTCGGGCATGCTCGCCGGCGCGTATATCGGCGTCGGGGTGGTCCTCATGGTCACGGCGGCCGGACCGCTGCTGGCGACGGGGTCGGGGTGGGCGAAGCTCGTCTCGGGCCTGGTGTTCGGCGTGGCACTCACGATCGTCGTCGTCGCCGGCGGCGAGCTGGTCACCTCGACGATGATGACGCTCCCCCAGGCGGCCCTCATGCGCGCGGTCCCGCCGGGACGGGCCGCCACCGCGATGCTCTGGACGTTCGCCGCGAACCTCGTCGGCTCGATGGCCTTCGCCGCTCTCGTCGTGGCCTCGGGAGTGCTGCACAGCAATGCGGCCGCGGGTGGGATGATCGCCGGGATGCTGTCGGCCAAGGCGCACGAGACACCGGCGGAACTGTTCGTCCGCGGCATCCTGTGCAACATGCTCGTCTGCGTCGCGGTCTGGATGACGGTGCGCCTGCGGAGCGAGACAGCGCGCGTCCTCGTCGTGTTCGCCGCGATCCTCGCATTCATCACCTCGGGGTTCGAGCACGTGGTGGCGAACATGACGACCTTCACGATCGGGCTGCTCACCGGCGATGCGTCGGCGACCCTGCCGATGTTCGCGCTGAACCTGCTGTGCGTCGGACTCGGCAACCTCGTCGGCGGCGGGGTCGTGATCGGCGCCGGCTACTGGATCGTGGGTGGTTCGCCGCGGCTTCGGGATGTCCCGAAATCTGCGTCGCACGCACAGGTCGGCGAGCGCTCCGCTGGTTAG